The genomic interval CGAGGCCAGACCGCATAATACGCCATCCGAATCCGCAATGGACATTCTGGCAAACCGTAAATCTATGCTTACGAATCGGAAAAGGAACGTAAGACATTTTCCCTCTTGCATGAAAACAGTGCGATGACTCGGTTCAAAACATCCATATTCCGCGACTGCAGGGGCAACAGAACGTGAGACGGACAGAAATCCTGGCCCCGATCGAACTATTTTGCACGATTCCGCCCGTTTTTATTTGGAAGAAACGATTTTTTACTTATCTTTGCACTCGCAATAAGGGAAGGCTCCGTAGCTTAACTGAATAGAGCACTTGACTACGGATCAAGAGGTTACAGGTTTGAATCCTGTCGGAGTCACTGATTGCAAACGGCTTGTCGGAAACGACAGGCCGTTTTTTATTGTTGTTGCGGGTGGATTTCGGGACGAATTACCCCATTTGTTTAAACCAGTGTTTAAACCGAAAATCGGCATGAACACATCAGTTTCAGCAGTGCTATTTACCTCAAAGACACTCGCTAACGGAGAACATCCATTAATGCTCCGCCTGACAAAAAACCGCAAGTTAAAGTACATCAGTCTGCATTTATCCCTTAACGCTCAATATTGGGATGCAAAGAAAGGTCGTCCGCGCCGCCATTGTCCTAACAGGGAGAAAATCATCGCACTGGTCGAACAGAAAATCAGGGAGTATGAAGATCAGATAGTCGACTTTAAAGCCAGCGAACGGGACTATACGTTACATACGCTCGTAGACAAGGCATCCAACAAAGTCGCCGTAGGTGAATATCTGTCCGAACATATCGAGCGTCAGCGTCAGGAAAATCGTATCGGAAATGCCATGACATTCGTTCATTCGCAAACAGCGATGATACGTTGTTTCGGCTCACTGGACTTCTATTTCATCGACATTGATACGGAATTTTTGAAAAAACTCGAAACATGGCTGAGAACGAAAGCGCATTATTCCGACAATTCCATTGGCATTCGTTTCCGTTCGTTGCGTGCGCTCTATAACCAAGCCGTCGCGGACAATCTGGTTAAGAAGAACAACTATCCGTTCGAAATATTCAAAGTCAGCAAATTCAGGGAAACGACTGCTAAACGGGCCCTATCCAAAGACGATATGAAACGTTTGGCGGATTTAGATGTTCGGACGTTGACCAAATATCCGAAGCCGTTTCTCCAACTCGCAAAAGATTTATTCTTATTCAGCTATTTGAGTTGCGGAATCAATTTGACCGACATGTTGCATTTAACGTATAACAATTTAGCGGGCGACCGAATTCGTGATTCCTTATTTTAATGGTGCCTGAATTTAAATTACCTGAAAGAACAATGTATTACACTGTGTGTAAAATCGTTAAACATAATAAATTCACCCATAAAACCGGCTTAAAAATACTATCGGAGTCACTGGAAAATCGAGCACTGGCAAAAGAATTTGCGAGTGCTTTCTATTTTTGCCATGCGAATTTGCC from Alistipes ihumii AP11 carries:
- a CDS encoding site-specific integrase, with the translated sequence MNTSVSAVLFTSKTLANGEHPLMLRLTKNRKLKYISLHLSLNAQYWDAKKGRPRRHCPNREKIIALVEQKIREYEDQIVDFKASERDYTLHTLVDKASNKVAVGEYLSEHIERQRQENRIGNAMTFVHSQTAMIRCFGSLDFYFIDIDTEFLKKLETWLRTKAHYSDNSIGIRFRSLRALYNQAVADNLVKKNNYPFEIFKVSKFRETTAKRALSKDDMKRLADLDVRTLTKYPKPFLQLAKDLFLFSYLSCGINLTDMLHLTYNNLAGDRIRDSLF